A region of the Flavobacteriaceae bacterium MAR_2010_188 genome:
CTTTATTATAGACTAAGTACGGTTGACATCAATATTCCACCGCTTCGTGAAAGAAAGGAAGACATTCATCTTTTGTTTAGAAAATTCGCCAGCGATTTTGCTCTAAAATATAAAATGCCAACCATTAAGCTTACGGATGAAGCGGTTAACATGTTGTTGAAACATCGTTGGAACGGAAATATTCGTCAACTTAGGAATGTAGCAGAACAGATTTCGGTTTTAGAGCAAAATAGAACCATAGACACCACTACTTTAAGAGGATATTTACCAGAAGGCGGAAACAGTCTACCCGCAGTCATTAAAAATTCTCGGGCCGAAAGTGATTTTAGTAGCGAACGCGAAATCCTATATAAGGTACTTTTTGATATGAAGGCTGATCTAAATGATCTTAAAAAGCTGACTTTAGAGTTGATGAAGAATGGAAATGGTAAGGAAGTTCAAAAAGATAACGAAGGTCTGATCAATAAGATTTACGGAAGCGAAGATGGAGAGTACGAAAATGCGGATGAAGATATGGAAGTACTTTCAATCCCAGAAAAAACATCCGACAGCAGCCATAACTCAAGTTCTATACACGATAAATACCATTTTGCTGAAGAAATAGAAGAAGAAGAAACCCTTTCTTTACAGGACAAGGAATTAGAATTGATCAAAAAATCCTTGGAGCGCCATAAAGGAAAAAGAAAACTTGCCGCCGCAGAATTAGGGATAAGCGAGAGAACTCTTTATAGAAAAATAAAACAATACGATCTATAATAAATGAAGGCAGTAGAAATATTTAGAATTAAAGTAACATTCAGTCGGGAGAGCACGGAAAAACTTAGGGAAGAAGCAGAAGATTTGATAAATGAAAAACACTATCAAGGCTATAGATTGCTTCATCTTCAATTTGAATTCGCAGATAATTCGGGATATATTTATGCTTTTATAACTATGAAAGCCCCAAATTCCTATTAAAAAGGATTGCGATGAAAATATTCTTCAAAATAAATAGAGCTCTTATAAAACAGTTTATGCTTCTCGGTTTTATGCTCAGCGTTATAAGTTGTGGTAATTATTCTTTTTCTGGAATCTCAATTTCTCCGGATATCGAAAACTTTCAGGTCAATAATTTTCAAAATAATGCATTACTTGTAGAGCCTGGTTTAGATCGACAATTTACCCTGGCTCTCCAAGACCTTATTCTTAACCAAACCAATTTAAGTATCACCAACACTTCTGGCGACTTGGTTTACGAAGGTGAAATAACCGAATATAGGATATCACCGACCACCGCGCAGTCTAATAGCACGGCGGCGCAGAATAGACTTACCATTGGCGTACGGGTTCGATTTTATGATAAAACCAAACCCGAAGAAGAGTTTGAACAAAGTTTCTCTTTTTTCTACGATTATCCGGGATCGGTTAACTTGGTCGGTGCCCAAAAAGCAACTGCAATCGAAGAAATTTTTCAGCGTATAACTCAGGATATTTTCAATGCTACCTTAGCGAAGTGGTAAAAACCTTATCTTGCGATTATGATCAAGTCACAGGACTTTTTAAAACTTTTACAAAACCCTCAAGTAGTTAATGCTGAGAGTGCAAGGTCAATTTCCGAAATCATAAAGGAATTCCCATATTTTCAATCCGCGCGGGCTTTATACTTAAAAAGTCTAAAAAATAGCGAAAGCTCTACCTACAATCATCAGTTAAAATCTACTGCAGCATATACGACCGATAGAAGTATTTTATTTGATTTTATAGTTTCGGAGGAATTTAACCAGAATGAAATCTCAAAATCCATTCAATCGAATTCTGAACAGCTAAAATCTATGGTTGTTGAAGATGTTGAAGATATTTCGGTGAATAGAAGCGTCACTATCGACGATGCCTTGAAACAAAGTATAGAAGAAACGGATGGTGTTTTGGATCCGGATTTATTTAAGGAAAAAATCGATATTCAAAAAGTAGCAAATTTTGCTGAAGAAGATTCTACGCAAGAAAATGAAGCTGAGCAAGATGTTGTTTCAGAATCAGAAAAAACAATCGTGACAGACGAAGTCACATCTACTAAAAATACTGCTGAAGAAATCCTAGAAATTGGTAAGCCCCTAGAATTTAAAAAGGACGAAGTACGTTCTTTCGCAGAATGGCTAAACCTTACCAAGGCCAAACCAATTGATAGAGATGTAGAGACAAACAATGAAATTAAGTCGGCTGAAGTTGTTTTACCATCAAAAGAGGAACAGGAACAAGAAGAAAATAAAACTGAAAAGCGAGCCATCATCGATAAGTTTTTGGATAAGAATCCCAAAATACTTCCTTCTAAGGAATATACGCCCAAACCTTTGTTGTACAGGAATGAAATAAATCATGAAGGCTTAATGACAGAAACCTTGGCCCGCATCTATTTGGAGCAAAAAAATTACGAAAAAGCGATTCAATCTTATAAGATTTTAAGTTTGAAATATCCAGAAAAAAGTAGTTTCTTTGCAGACCAAATTCAAGCTGTAAAGGAATTACAAGAAAATAATACGACAAAATAATGAATACGTTTACCATATTTTTAGTTCTTATAATACTAGTATCATTTTTGCTGGTAATTGTGATTATGGTCCAGAATCCAAAAGGAGGAGGACTTTCCTCATCATTCGGAGGTGGTGGCACACAACAACTTGGTGGGGTTAAAAAAACTACAGACTTTTTAGATAGGAGTACTTGGGCATTAGCTACCTTACTACTTGCACTAATCCTTGCTTCTAATTTGGCGATACCAAATGTTGGTGGCAATATAGAATCTAAAGCATTGGATAGTGATGCAAGAACTCAAACTCAACAGACTGAAGTTCCGTTATCGACTCCGGCACCTGCCGCATCTCAGCAAACCGAGCCAGCAGGAGATAGTCTTAATTAAGACTTCAACCTAATATATAGAATTAATGTCAGCAATCGCTGGCATTTTTTTATGCCATTAAATGCGATTACCATCGTTAAGGATCCTAATAAAATCATTTATTGACATAACATAGCACTTATTTCTGCAAGTTTGTCAGTCGCATCGTATTGGCATATTTTTCGCAATTCTTCAATTCAATAAAAATCAATCTTTAATTAATAAAAAATAAATTACAATGGCATTAAACATTAAACCTTTAGCAGATAGGGTTCTAGTTGAACCAACGGAAGCTGAGACAAAAACAGCTGCTGGGATTATAATTCCAGATAACGCCAAAGAAAAACCACAAAAAGGCAAAGTCGTTGCAACTGGCAAGGGAACTAAGAAACAACCTATTACCGTTAAAGTTGGTGACACTGTGCTTTATGGAAAATACAGTGGAACAGAACTTAAATTAGAAGGTAAGGATTACTTAATGATGAGAGAGAGCGACATTCTTGCAATCATCTAAATTCATCAATCTGCGTTCGCAGATTGCATTCATATAAAACATTTAATAATTACGATTTCTTAAACATTGTTTAAGATTGAAAAACCAATATAAAAATGGCAAAAGACATAAAATTTGATATTGACGCGAGAGACGGGATTAAACGTGGCGTTGATGCGTTGGCAAACGCAGTTAAAGTAACATTAGGACCAAAAGGTAGAAATGTAATCATCAGCAAATCATTTGGGGCTCCTCAAGTGACTAAAGATGGTGTTACTGTTGCAAAAGAAATAGAGTTAGAAGACCCTATGGAAAATATGGGCGCTCAGATGGTTAAGGAAGTTGCTTCTAAAACCAATGACTTAGCAGGTGATGGTACTACAACCGCAACTGTTTTGGCTCAGGCAATCGTAAAAGAAGGCCTTAAGAATGTAGCTGCAGGTGCAAACCCAATGGATCTTAAAAGAGGAATTGACAAAGCTGTAGAAGCGATTGTTAAGGATTTGGAAAAACAATCTAAAGAAGTAGGTAATTCTTCAGAGAAAATAAAGCAAGTTGCTTCTATTTCTGCTAATAATGACGAAACAATCGGAGACTTGATTGCCAAAGCATTTGGTAAAGTAGGTAAAGAAGGTGTTATTACTGTTGAAGAAGCTAAAGGAACAGATACTTATGTAGATGTTGTTGAAGGAATGCAGTTTGACAGAGGTTATCTTTCTCCTTATTTCGTGACTGATGCAGATAAGATGGTTGCCGATTTAGAAAATCCTTATGTTCTTTTATTCGATAAGAAGATTTCTAATCTACAAGAGATTTTACCAATACTTGAACCAGTTGCTCAATCTGGTAGACCATTATTGATTATTGCTGAAGATGTTGAAGGACAAGCTTTAGCTACATTGGTAGTTAACAAACTAAGAGGTGGATTAAAAATTGCTGCAGTTAAAGCTCCAGGATTTGGAGATAGACGTAAAGCAATGTTAGAAGATATCGCAATCTTAACTGGTGGTACTGTTATTTCTGAAGAACGTGGATTCTCATTAGAGAACGCGGATCTAAGCATGCTTGGTACTGCAGAAACTATCACTATCGATAAGGACAACACTACAATTGTAAATGGAGCTGGTGATGCAAAAGCGATTAAAGCAAGAGTTGGACAGATAAAATCTCAAATTGAAACTACTACATCGGACTACGATAAAGAAAAATTACAAGAGCGCCTAGCCAAATTGGCTGGTGGTGTTGCAGTTCTTTACGTTGGTGCAGCAAGTGAAGTTGAAATGAAAGAGAAAAAAGACCGTGTAGATGATGCACTTCATGCAACTAGAGCAGCAGTTGAAGAAGGTATTGTTGCTGGTGGTGGTGTTGCTTTTGTAAGAGCTAAAAAAGCCTTAGAAAAGATAAGCACAGAAAATGCAGACGAAGCTACCGGTGTTCAGATCGTGAATAAAGCAATTGAATCACCTCTCAGAACCATTGTTGAAAATGCAGGTGGAGAAGGTTCTGTTGTAATCAATAAGGTAATGGAAGGCAAGAATGACTTCGGTTACGATGCGAAATCTGGCCAATATGTGAGCATGCTAAAAGCTGGGATTATTGACCCCACCAAAGTGACCAGAATCGCATTAGAAAATGCTGCGTCTGTTGCTGGTATGATTTTAACTACCGAGTGTGCATTGTTCGATATTAAGGAAGAATCTGCTGGCGGTGGAATGTCCGGAATGGGCGGAGGTATGCCAGGAATGATGTAAGATATTTAGATCTCTAAAATTAAAACGCCTCTTAATGAAGAGGCGTTTTTTATTTCTAATAA
Encoded here:
- a CDS encoding transcriptional regulator, translating into MDSVQAIKQRFGIIGNDPKLNRAVEKAIQVSPTDISVLVTGESGVGKESIPKIIHQLSHRKHGKYIAVNCGAIPEGTIDSELFGHEKGAFTGATQTRSGYFEVADGGTIFLDEVGELPLTTQVRLLRVLENGEFIKVGSSKVQKTNVRIVAATNMDMFDAIKKEKFREDLYYRLSTVDINIPPLRERKEDIHLLFRKFASDFALKYKMPTIKLTDEAVNMLLKHRWNGNIRQLRNVAEQISVLEQNRTIDTTTLRGYLPEGGNSLPAVIKNSRAESDFSSEREILYKVLFDMKADLNDLKKLTLELMKNGNGKEVQKDNEGLINKIYGSEDGEYENADEDMEVLSIPEKTSDSSHNSSSIHDKYHFAEEIEEEETLSLQDKELELIKKSLERHKGKRKLAAAELGISERTLYRKIKQYDL
- a CDS encoding Lipopolysaccharide-assembly, with the protein product MKIFFKINRALIKQFMLLGFMLSVISCGNYSFSGISISPDIENFQVNNFQNNALLVEPGLDRQFTLALQDLILNQTNLSITNTSGDLVYEGEITEYRISPTTAQSNSTAAQNRLTIGVRVRFYDKTKPEEEFEQSFSFFYDYPGSVNLVGAQKATAIEEIFQRITQDIFNATLAKW
- a CDS encoding preprotein translocase subunit SecG, which produces MNTFTIFLVLIILVSFLLVIVIMVQNPKGGGLSSSFGGGGTQQLGGVKKTTDFLDRSTWALATLLLALILASNLAIPNVGGNIESKALDSDARTQTQQTEVPLSTPAPAASQQTEPAGDSLN
- a CDS encoding chaperonin GroES; the protein is MALNIKPLADRVLVEPTEAETKTAAGIIIPDNAKEKPQKGKVVATGKGTKKQPITVKVGDTVLYGKYSGTELKLEGKDYLMMRESDILAII
- a CDS encoding chaperonin GroEL, translating into MAKDIKFDIDARDGIKRGVDALANAVKVTLGPKGRNVIISKSFGAPQVTKDGVTVAKEIELEDPMENMGAQMVKEVASKTNDLAGDGTTTATVLAQAIVKEGLKNVAAGANPMDLKRGIDKAVEAIVKDLEKQSKEVGNSSEKIKQVASISANNDETIGDLIAKAFGKVGKEGVITVEEAKGTDTYVDVVEGMQFDRGYLSPYFVTDADKMVADLENPYVLLFDKKISNLQEILPILEPVAQSGRPLLIIAEDVEGQALATLVVNKLRGGLKIAAVKAPGFGDRRKAMLEDIAILTGGTVISEERGFSLENADLSMLGTAETITIDKDNTTIVNGAGDAKAIKARVGQIKSQIETTTSDYDKEKLQERLAKLAGGVAVLYVGAASEVEMKEKKDRVDDALHATRAAVEEGIVAGGGVAFVRAKKALEKISTENADEATGVQIVNKAIESPLRTIVENAGGEGSVVINKVMEGKNDFGYDAKSGQYVSMLKAGIIDPTKVTRIALENAASVAGMILTTECALFDIKEESAGGGMSGMGGGMPGMM